CCGTACTCCCTGAAGACCTTCCTGCAGCAGGACACGTATGGCCGGAAGCAGGAGATTATTTGTATATCACACTCCGCACGGACCGCGCTGGACAAATGTTCGGCCGACTCGCAACAGAAGAGGTGGTTCAGGTGCTTTCAGGACGTGCTGATGAGGACGTTCACAACAAGGAGCTGAAAGGACGCCCGTACCGTCTCCTTAAAGTTGGGACATTTGTATTAACGGAAGAAGGATACCGTTGCTTTATCCATGAGAGCGAGCGCAAAGAGGAACCAAGACTCGGCCAGGATCTCACGGTTCGTGTCATTGGAGTAAAAGATGACGGAACATTAAACGGTTCATTGCTGCCGCGTAAACAAGAGAAAATGGACGACGATGCGGAAATGATCCTTGATTATCTTCTGACTCGAGGCGGATCAATGCCGTTTGGTGACAAGAGTAACCCGGAGGAAATCAAGCTGATTTTTAATATGAGCAAAGCTTCTTTCAAACGTGCGCTTGGCCGTTTATATAAAGAACGTAAGATCATCCAGAAAGACGGGGAAACTCATCTCGTTAAGGAATAGAAGGGAGCGGGAGAAATGAAACTGGATCTGACAAAAGAACAGTATCGTGAGCTTGTTGGGGCAATGTTTCTTTCTGACCTGGTCAGACATTCCATGAAAAACAGTCCTGAAGAACATTCTGAAACGTTTATTGAAGCTGAACAGGCACTGTATTCACAGCATGATCAGTTTGATGAAACGGAACGCATTGAGAAAGATGAAGAATCAGGTGTGTATTTACCGACACTGGCACTTGAATCTGAGCAGATGACATACTTAAGAGACTATGAACAGGCTATTTTAACAGACCAGATTGCTGCTGTACTTGCCAGAAACGCCTGGGAAAAAGAGGTACAAAGCGGAGCGGTCACAGAAGAAGCTGCTGTTAACAGACTGATCGAACTTGAAGATCATTTTCATGTATTACTTGAAGAAAAAGGATTATCAGCTCTTAACATAAAATAGAGGAGGCTGTTCATTGATCAGAATTCAGCCGGCGATGATTGCCATAAACATTATTTTTGCTGTCGCGTTCATCATTTGGAGTATACAGAGATATTCAGAAAATGATTTAACCATGGCAGCAATGCTTGGCATCATCGGATTGATTAATGGATTTATTGCTGTTAAACGATATAAAATCGCCAGAATGCATGATCAGGGATCAAAATAAAAAATGAGCCAATTCCGGCTCATTTTTTATTTTGTCTCACTATTTTTAGTATACTTTTGAAATGAGACTGAATATGGATTATTTTAATGACTTCCTATAATATATATTATGTAAACTAAAAACAAAAATCGATTTATCACATCCGGTTAAGCCAACACCTTCTCTTCTATCCAAAAAATAAACCGCCTGTATCGGCGGTTTATTCCTGTTCACGTGGATGAGCTCTCATATTCTTGCCATAAAAGATTTCATCCATTTCAATTTTCAGCTTTTCAGTGATTTCTTCGATTTCATCCTGATCAAGCGAATCCTTGCGGTAACCGAATAAATAGTTATTCAGGTCAAATTCTTTCAGTTTACATTTCGTATGGAAAATATTTTGCGGATATACGTTTACATCAATCATATCGTACTCGTCTTTAATTTCTTCAGGAATAAAGTTCTGGATTGAATTAATATCGTGATCAATAAACAGCTTATGACCATCCACGTCACGGGTAAAACCACGCACACGGTAATCCATAGTCATAATGTCCGTATCAAACGAGTGAATCAGATAATTTAGCGCTTTTAGCGGAGAAATCTCACCGCATGTTGACACATCAATATCTGCTCTGAACGTGCTGATCCCTTCATGCGGATGGTACTCCGGATATGTGTGTACCGTAATATGACTTTTATCTAAATGAAGGGCTGCTGTTGATGGCAGCGGTCCTGGTGATTCCTCAAAGGATTCATTCGGCACCTCAACAATTGGACCTTCAGATACAAGAATCGTCACACTTGCACCCTGTGGGATGTAATCCTGCTTTGATACATTGAGTACATGCGCGCCGATGATATCAGCAACATGTGTCAGTATCTTAGTCAGACGGTCGGCATTATATTGCTCATCAATGTATTCAATATAAGCTTCTCGCTCTTTTTTCGATTTTGTATAGCAGACATCGTACATATTAAAACTCAGCGACTTGGTTAAATTGTTAAATTCATGAAGCTGTATGCGTTTTTCCTGTGTTAGTTTCATTCCCATAACTCCTTTAATTCATACATCGCTTTATTTTGATTACATACCCGCTTGACCTCAGTCTAAACGAATATGAGTCTTATCATACCATTCTTTTACTTGCGATGCATGAATCGTTTATCTTTCTGACCTTTGTAACGGTTAAAATTCCTTATTTACCAGTGGCTGAAACAACTTTATTCCCTTTTTATTAAAAGGCAGCACCTTCATATCAAGCAACAGGTGGCTTAAATAGGCAAGTGCACAAACAACTAATATTCCATTGATATTCAGGCTGTTTTCGAGCTCCCAGGAAATATATGAAAAGACAGCAAGACCGATCCACGTATGTGAAAGACCCCTGTGTGGCAGAAACGAACAGACAATCGTAAAAAGACCGAAATACAATAGCCAATTCTCACTGTAAAACCACCCGGAACCTGTCAGCACTCCACCGGTCAGCATAACCATAAAACGCTGTTTAATGAGAAAACGTGGTGCAATAATTAGTGCCAGTGCGACTGCAATTCCTGCTAGCATCCACCAGCCCTGCAGCATAACGAGACTGTATGTACCAAGCAGCACGCCAATGGATGCCAGTGTATACCATAACCATTTTCTATGCAGAGATATTCGGTTGGATAACCTTCCATTCGTATCCAGATCCGGCGCAAGCGCAGATACGCTTCCCAGAAGAATCATCAGGCCCGTTGCAGCAGGTGAAGCGTCGTACATGACCGCCGTTCCCAAACCGATCGCTGTCCCTGTAACAGCATGTGATGCACCATTCATATCTTTCATCCTTCGCCATTAATTTATCTATTTTATTATAGCGAACATATGATCGAATAGCCACGAAATTCCTCTGTTTATAAACAATTATCCCTTGAACAGGATTATGAATTTTTTGATATGGGTAAAGTTAGATTGAAATGACATTTTTTGAAAGGAGGAGCTTTTATATGATGAGAATTTTATGGTGGATCATTGTGATATTAATCATTGTCTGGCTTGTAGGTTTACTATTGGATTTTGCAGGCGGTATTATTCATATTCTTATAATTATTGCGATCATCCTGATTATCTATAACCTCATTACCGGCAGACGGAAATTGTAAAGAAAGACCCCATCCGGGCATAGTCATACCGGTTGGGGTCTCTTCTGTTATTCTCCAAGGAATTTTTTCAATTCCTGTCTGTTGGTTTCCCAGTCGATCTCAAGTACAGAGCCTGCGCCTTCATAAGTTGGGGTCGTATAGGTTCCTTCAAGAGGGATCGTTTTTCTTTCAATTTCCCCTCCACCACTCAGAAGAATTCGGGAAAGGAGTTCTGCCCCTTTCGCACTCGACATGCTCGTCTGAATATAAGGCTGGGCTGTTCCTAGCATTTTAGGAGCTTTCATGACGCCACTGATGCTTACAGCGTGATCTTTTACAGCTTCAATCACCTGCTGCTGTCTTCTAACGCGGCCAAAGTCACCTTCACTGTCAGCGCGGAATCTGGCGTAGCCGAGAAGCTCCTGTCCGTTCAGCTTATGAACGCCTTCAGTCAGGCTGACGCCAATTTTTTCTGACATATCCTTTTCAACATCAATTTCGATACCATCTGGTGCCATGGCATCCACCACGCTTTCAAAGGCTTTAAAATCAACGAGCATATAATGTTCCACGTCAATGTCAAAGTTCTCTTTAACCGTTTGTCTCAGAAGCTCAGGACCCCCAAGATAATAAGCTGTATTAAGCTTATACCCTCCATATTCCGGGATCTCTGTGTAAATATCTCTCATTAGAGAAACAAGCTTAATGGTATCTGTCTCGCCATCCCACTGGGCGATCATCATTGTATCAGAACGGGACTGCTCCTCCCCTCTGCTATCAACACCAATAAGCAGGATGTTCGTTTTACCGTCAGCCGTTTTCTGACCGTTAAAGGAATCTGTATAGTCCGTTTCAAAAGGCTGTGCCCCTTTTGAAGCCTGTAGACCCATCCAGTATTGAGAGCCTGCAAAACCGCCGGTTACTAATATAAATAAAAGAATAAAGGCCATCAAAACTCTGCCTTTTTTTAATTTTCGTTTTCGTCTTTTTACTCTTGTTTCCATAGTGCCTCCTGGAAAAATAAAAGTAGTTTCTGATAGATTTGTCGTTTATCATCTATCATTCGTTACACTTTACTCTTCTTTTTTAAATAAATCAATCATTTTCATTATGAAACGGGGTTGAGGTGATGATAGAATGAGAGGAACGTTATAAATGAAAGGTTGATCAGAATGGCATTAGAAAAAGCAACATTTGCCGGAGGATGCTTCTGGTGTATGGTAAAACCGTTTGATCAGTATGACGGGATTGAGAAAGTTATTTCGGGTTATACGGGCGGACATGTTAAAAATCCAACCTATAAGGATGTTAAAACCGGTGAATCCGGCCATCAGGAAGCGGTTGAGATCACATTCGATCCTGAAGTCTTCCCTTATGATCAGCTGCTTGAAATCTACTGGCAGCAGGTAGACCCTACTGACGATGAAGGTCAGTTTCAGGACCGCGGTCCTTCCTACCGCGCCAGCATCTTTTATCATAATGAAGATCAGCGGGTAAAAGCAGAAGCCTCGAAACAGGCGCTTGCCAATAGCGGACGATATAAAAAGCCTGTCATTACACCGATCGTACCGGCTGCTGAATTTTATCCGGCAGAAGATTATCACCAGGACTTTTACAAGAAAAATCCTGAAGAATACAAAGAAGACCGTGAAAAATCCGGTCGGGACGAATTCATCCAGGAACACTGGAGCAAAACCTCCAAATAACAAAAAAGTTCAACCGTTTTTTAGACGGTTGAACATTTTTAAATTATAGACTGAACATCAGCCAGTCGAATACAAACCACAAACCAACCATGCCGCCTGCTAGACTGAGAAACAGTATAATGACATTCCTTTTTTCATGCTCAATTCTCAGCTGAATCAGAAACGTCAGGATACATATCACAAGAAGAATAAGGCCGAAAAACACCTTATACTCCTCTCTTATTGCCCCATACATACGTATGAAGCTGAGGCAGCACTCTTACCTGATTTAGCTTACTGTTACCCATTACCTTATCAATCAGCCATTCATAACGCGCAATCAGGTTTGGAATGAGTTTTTCGTCCTTTTCCTCATGAACCTGATCATTTCCTGTCTGCAGATAAAAAGGTACATCGGGATATCTTTGATGCAGCATTTCAGCAAATGCGAGATCTTCATCATCAAAGATGACGACTTTCAGGGAAAAATCACTCTTTCCTGCAATCAGTTTTGACACAATATCATCCAGAATGGACAGATTAGGCTTCATCCCAGAGCTCGGGGGCTTCGGAGACAACGTCAGGTCATCAATCGATAAAAACCAATCCTGCCAGATAGATCCCTGTGTTTCAAGCGCAACCTTCATGTTTTTCGCATGAAGCAAGTCAACAAGTTCTGACAGGTGTTTCAGTAATGCAGGGTTTCCACCTGAGATCGTAACGTGATTAAAATGATCCCCACCGGTTTCTTTCAGCTCATTAAAAATATCAAGCGCGGTTAATTGTCTGATATCGTCCTTTGCGCTTCCATCCCACGTAAATGCGGAATCGCACCAGGAGCAGCTGTAATCGCAGCCTGCTGTTCGGACGAACATCGTTTTTTGTCCAATGACCATTCCTTCCCCCTGAACAGTTGGACCGAAGATTTCTAAAACAGGGAACTTTCTTTCTCTCTGTGTCATGACGATATCCCCTTCTTTTTTGGACGGTAAACGACATAACTGGTCGGTGTTTCACGCAAAAATACCTGAAGACATGTCGGTTTGTTTTCAGTTGTCTGTAAATAGGCTTCTACTGATTCCCAGATAATTCTTGCCGCAGCCTCTGTAGTAGGAAAACGGTCGCTGTCCGTTTCAGAAAATGCAGGGTCCTCATTCAGAACCTTGTGATCAAACCGGTCATGCACAAGCTGTTTAATCGTTTTAAAATTTATCAGAAATCCTGTGTGATCAAGCTCATCTCCGGCAATCGTAATATTCACAAAATACGTATGCCCATGTACATACTGGCACTTTCCTGCTTCTTCAGACGGAATGGAATGAGCAGCAGAAAAATGAAAATCCTTGTTTAATTCGTAACTGTAATCATGATGGGGAGCGGGGTAAATTTGCTGAATCATTTTTGCCCCTCCTTCTCAAGTAAATATTCATTCATACCATTTAGACGCAATCTGCAGGCCGGACAATCACCGCAGCCATCACCCTGGACTCCGTTATAGCACGTCAGCGTTTTGGTGCGGATATAGTCAAAGCGGCCGAGCTGATCGGCAAGCGCCCACGTTTCCTTTTTATCAAGCCACATCAGAGGTGTGTGGATCACAAAATTTTCTTCCATGGACAGGTTCACGGTTACATTTAATGACTTTATAAAAATGTCACGGCAGTCCGGATAACCACTGAAATCCGTTTCACACACGCCTGTCACCAGGTGTCTTGCATGACGCTGTTTTGCCAGAACAGCTGCAAATGAAAGAAATAAAAGATTTCTGCCGGGCACAAAGGTTGAAGGAAGCTCTCCTTCTTTTTCTACAATCTCCTCGTCCCTGGTCAATGCTGATGGCGCCAGCTGATTTAAAAGGCTCATATCCAATACGTGATGCTTTACGCCAAGCTCTTCAGCAATTTTTTCAGCGCACACAATTTCATTTTCATGACGCTGACCATATTTAAACGTCACTGCTTCTACTTCATCGAACTTTTCAAGGGCCCAGAAAAGACACGTCGTACTGTCCTGTCCGCCACTGAAAACGACAATCGCTTTATTATTTTTATCCATAAAAAAAGCTCCTCTCCTTTGTAAGGCTTACGCCTGAAAAGAAGTAAGAGTGTTCACGAAATCACTAAAAAAAGCAGGTGTGTTCCTGCATATGTCCTAGTTTTTTATAGAGGGATGGTCGCGAACCTCTTTCTATTCTTTTAGTACCACTATCGTATCACATGTACGTACCTTTGAAAAGAAAATAAAGCCCTCCTGAAATCAGAAAGGCTTCTTCTCTTATCAGATATTAAAAATTCTGTGGGTTTGGCACGATTTCAAGATCGCGGCTCCCTTTTTCCATCTTGCTGCCGCACACAGGGCATTGATAAGTTTCTTCTCCTCTGGCAGAGAAATTGTCCCTCATCCAGACGTTACAGCTATCCGAAGAGCATTCCCATACGTCTGTAGCTTCCTTTTGTACTTCTTCAGCAGGTTTTCGTTGAAACATCACGGTTTGTCCCCTTTCATTTACAGGATCGGTTTTATCACGATATGGATAAAAAGGGATCTTGTAATGTTTTTCTATCAATCATTATCGTACATGACTATCTTTATTATACACGAAAAAAGGCAATTTTGCAGAATTGCCTCCATCGTCTTATTATTTATATGCTCTAACACTTGTTAATATGATCACAAAAGCATTATAATTGAGTTTTGTTTTCAGTGGAGCCCTTTTCAATGTCATCAAGTTGCTCCTGTTGTTCATTATAATACTGTACAGATGTCTGAGCACCTTCTGACATCATTTTTTCATCTTCATGCTGATGCGTTTCCTGATCTTTATTTTTGTAATCGTAATAAGACTGTTTCGCCTGATCGATCGCCTGGCTTACTTTAACTTTTGAATCGTCAAATGCAAGTTTAGCCTTCTCACGGTTTTCTTTCTTTTTAAAATAAGCGTATCCTGCTGCGCCAAGTCCCAGTAAAGCATATCTTTTTAATCCCATATGATGACCTCCTATATTTTCATAGTATGTTTATTACCTTAAATGTCATTCTTTAAACATCTTGTTTCGGAGTTACTACTAAGTATGTTTCAAATATCATATTTTGGGAATTGTAATGGCAGGAGGTGGATGCTATGGATAATTCAGATAAAAAGCATTATGATCAGCCTGATCAGCTGAACAGTTCAAAGAAAAATATTCTTGACCGTCATCAGGACGAACAGCATACAGATCCTGTTCCGATGGAAGATTTAAAATCAGATAAAAAAAGTGAGAAAAACAAAAAGAAATCCCAGAGAGCACAGTCTTCTGACGGTCTCCTTGACACAGAGTAACCATGCATAAAACATTAAAAATGTGATATACTTGTCGTGAAAAAACAAATTCTGCTCCTCTTTCTTTGGAGGACAGTTTCATGGAGGTGGCTGTGATGAAACGAAACCGAGATGAACAAGCCAGAGAGGTCAATCGGGAGGAAACAAAAGTCAGAACCGGTCAGTTGCTCACAACAGGACTTAAGGAAGATGAAGTTCAGGAGCTTGCTGAATACCGTGAAGACGGTTGGGAATTTGTTGACGACGACTATTAACATGTAAAAGCCCCCTTTTTTAAAAAAGGGGGCTTTTCAGGTTGTCGAATTTCTAAATCGTGCCAGGTCATTCCTTCGCTTTTCGCGGCCGCGCGGTGAGCCAGCTAATGCTCCGCATTATGCTGTCTCACCTGTCGCTCCTCTGCCGCAGAAGTCTACGGAATGACCTGGCACTTTTCATGTGAAACCATTGTGCGGCTTTTCATTCAAACAAGTAAACGGTCATAAAATAAATGAAAAAAGTAAGTAAACAGCTTGATCTTGATGAAACACCCTATTAATAACCGTTCATATCCACGAATCATGCCTAGAATCAAACCATTAACTTGACCTGAATACACCGCCATTAATATGAATTGTCTCACCGGTCATGTAACTGCTGTCCTCTGATGCCAGCAGGACATATGAAGGTGCAAGTTCTGCAGGCTGACCCGGTCTTCCCATTGGGGTGTCTGCCCCGAATTCTCCAACCTTATCTGCTTCAAACGTAGATGGGATGAGAGGTGTCCAGATTGGTCCCGGTGCAACTGCGTTCACTCTGATTCCATCCTTGATAAGGGACATTGCCAGGGAACGTGTAAAAGCTGTAATTGCGCCTTTCGTTGAAGAGTAATCAATCAATAGTTCATTGCCTTTATAAGCAGTAACAGAACTTGTATTGATGATTGAGCTTCCTCTTTTCATGTGTGGGATAGCCGCTTTCACAAAATGGAACATGGAGAATACATTCGTTTTAAACGTTTTTTCAAGCTGTGCAGTTGTGATATCCAAAATTGACTGTTGTGGGTGCTGTTCGGCTGCGTTATTAACAAGAACATCAATTCCACCAAATTCTTTCACGGTGTTGGATACAGAAAGCCTGCAAAACTCTTCATTACCGCAATCGCCACTCAGTAAAAGGCACTTCACACCGTATGCTTCAACTTCTCTTTTTGTTTCTTTTGCGTCATCATGTTCATCCAGATAGACAATCGAAAGGTTAGCTCCTTCTTTTGCAAAAGCAATGGCGACGGCTTTTCCAATTCCACTGTCTCCCCCGGTAATAAGAGCGGTTTTTCCTGAGAGCTTTCCGCTTCCTTTATAGTGATCATTATTATAGATTGGCTTCGGATTCATCTGTCCCGTTTCTCCAGGCTGCTT
The nucleotide sequence above comes from Jeotgalibacillus aurantiacus. Encoded proteins:
- the msrA gene encoding peptide-methionine (S)-S-oxide reductase MsrA — its product is MALEKATFAGGCFWCMVKPFDQYDGIEKVISGYTGGHVKNPTYKDVKTGESGHQEAVEITFDPEVFPYDQLLEIYWQQVDPTDDEGQFQDRGPSYRASIFYHNEDQRVKAEASKQALANSGRYKKPVITPIVPAAEFYPAEDYHQDFYKKNPEEYKEDREKSGRDEFIQEHWSKTSK
- a CDS encoding cold-inducible protein YdjO-related protein, translated to MFQRKPAEEVQKEATDVWECSSDSCNVWMRDNFSARGEETYQCPVCGSKMEKGSRDLEIVPNPQNF
- a CDS encoding lmo0937 family membrane protein, giving the protein MMRILWWIIVILIIVWLVGLLLDFAGGIIHILIIIAIILIIYNLITGRRKL
- the queD gene encoding 6-carboxytetrahydropterin synthase QueD, which gives rise to MIQQIYPAPHHDYSYELNKDFHFSAAHSIPSEEAGKCQYVHGHTYFVNITIAGDELDHTGFLINFKTIKQLVHDRFDHKVLNEDPAFSETDSDRFPTTEAAARIIWESVEAYLQTTENKPTCLQVFLRETPTSYVVYRPKKKGISS
- a CDS encoding LCP family protein is translated as METRVKRRKRKLKKGRVLMAFILLFILVTGGFAGSQYWMGLQASKGAQPFETDYTDSFNGQKTADGKTNILLIGVDSRGEEQSRSDTMMIAQWDGETDTIKLVSLMRDIYTEIPEYGGYKLNTAYYLGGPELLRQTVKENFDIDVEHYMLVDFKAFESVVDAMAPDGIEIDVEKDMSEKIGVSLTEGVHKLNGQELLGYARFRADSEGDFGRVRRQQQVIEAVKDHAVSISGVMKAPKMLGTAQPYIQTSMSSAKGAELLSRILLSGGGEIERKTIPLEGTYTTPTYEGAGSVLEIDWETNRQELKKFLGE
- a CDS encoding metal-dependent hydrolase, whose amino-acid sequence is MNGASHAVTGTAIGLGTAVMYDASPAATGLMILLGSVSALAPDLDTNGRLSNRISLHRKWLWYTLASIGVLLGTYSLVMLQGWWMLAGIAVALALIIAPRFLIKQRFMVMLTGGVLTGSGWFYSENWLLYFGLFTIVCSFLPHRGLSHTWIGLAVFSYISWELENSLNINGILVVCALAYLSHLLLDMKVLPFNKKGIKLFQPLVNKEF
- a CDS encoding SDR family oxidoreductase, producing MNFSTIQKGGQPAQHQNKQPGETGQMNPKPIYNNDHYKGSGKLSGKTALITGGDSGIGKAVAIAFAKEGANLSIVYLDEHDDAKETKREVEAYGVKCLLLSGDCGNEEFCRLSVSNTVKEFGGIDVLVNNAAEQHPQQSILDITTAQLEKTFKTNVFSMFHFVKAAIPHMKRGSSIINTSSVTAYKGNELLIDYSSTKGAITAFTRSLAMSLIKDGIRVNAVAPGPIWTPLIPSTFEADKVGEFGADTPMGRPGQPAELAPSYVLLASEDSSYMTGETIHINGGVFRSS
- the speD gene encoding adenosylmethionine decarboxylase produces the protein MKLTQEKRIQLHEFNNLTKSLSFNMYDVCYTKSKKEREAYIEYIDEQYNADRLTKILTHVADIIGAHVLNVSKQDYIPQGASVTILVSEGPIVEVPNESFEESPGPLPSTAALHLDKSHITVHTYPEYHPHEGISTFRADIDVSTCGEISPLKALNYLIHSFDTDIMTMDYRVRGFTRDVDGHKLFIDHDINSIQNFIPEEIKDEYDMIDVNVYPQNIFHTKCKLKEFDLNNYLFGYRKDSLDQDEIEEITEKLKIEMDEIFYGKNMRAHPREQE
- the queC gene encoding 7-cyano-7-deazaguanine synthase QueC, with the translated sequence MDKNNKAIVVFSGGQDSTTCLFWALEKFDEVEAVTFKYGQRHENEIVCAEKIAEELGVKHHVLDMSLLNQLAPSALTRDEEIVEKEGELPSTFVPGRNLLFLSFAAVLAKQRHARHLVTGVCETDFSGYPDCRDIFIKSLNVTVNLSMEENFVIHTPLMWLDKKETWALADQLGRFDYIRTKTLTCYNGVQGDGCGDCPACRLRLNGMNEYLLEKEGQK
- the queE gene encoding 7-carboxy-7-deazaguanine synthase QueE, translating into MTQRERKFPVLEIFGPTVQGEGMVIGQKTMFVRTAGCDYSCSWCDSAFTWDGSAKDDIRQLTALDIFNELKETGGDHFNHVTISGGNPALLKHLSELVDLLHAKNMKVALETQGSIWQDWFLSIDDLTLSPKPPSSGMKPNLSILDDIVSKLIAGKSDFSLKVVIFDDEDLAFAEMLHQRYPDVPFYLQTGNDQVHEEKDEKLIPNLIARYEWLIDKVMGNSKLNQVRVLPQLHTYVWGNKRGV
- a CDS encoding CvfB family protein, which translates into the protein MNEQESIGGTVQTLTVASEAPFGFYLTRGTEEYPLNASEIHEEVTVGDTREFFLYPDRRGRITASTLIPEIRKGVYGWAKVIKVNERDGAALDIGISREVTVLPEDLPAAGHVWPEAGDYLYITLRTDRAGQMFGRLATEEVVQVLSGRADEDVHNKELKGRPYRLLKVGTFVLTEEGYRCFIHESERKEEPRLGQDLTVRVIGVKDDGTLNGSLLPRKQEKMDDDAEMILDYLLTRGGSMPFGDKSNPEEIKLIFNMSKASFKRALGRLYKERKIIQKDGETHLVKE